Proteins encoded within one genomic window of Glaciimonas sp. PCH181:
- a CDS encoding LysR family transcriptional regulator, translated as MESKWLEDFISLAETHSFSRSAELRHVTQPAFSRRIQSLEAWLGADLIDRTSYPTRLTPSGEVFYEQAMEMLGQINNARALMRGKRPTGLSTVDFAVPHTLSLTYMPRWIRLLEADFGPLSTRLIALNVHDAVMTMVDGGCDLLLCYHHPRQPVQLDSGRYDMLTLGSEVLRAYAHCNKSGVPDYLFPGTSTTPLPFLSYTSNAYLGRMVELILTDSKRPLHLEKRYETDMAEGLKMMALEGHGVAFLPESAVTREVKLKQLARVDDGAHEWEAVMEIRLYRERPTAQRPGKPVVSRLWAYLLQQQEGQVKVRSGGTRKKPKIAL; from the coding sequence ATGGAAAGTAAATGGTTAGAAGACTTTATTTCGTTGGCCGAAACGCATAGTTTCAGCCGTTCGGCAGAATTGCGTCACGTCACGCAGCCTGCGTTTTCGCGCAGAATTCAATCGCTTGAGGCGTGGCTGGGGGCGGATTTGATCGATCGCACTTCGTACCCGACCCGCTTAACGCCATCGGGCGAAGTGTTTTATGAGCAGGCGATGGAAATGCTCGGGCAGATTAATAATGCCCGTGCGCTGATGCGTGGTAAGCGTCCGACCGGATTAAGTACCGTCGATTTCGCCGTGCCGCATACGTTGTCATTGACGTATATGCCGCGCTGGATAAGGCTGCTTGAAGCCGACTTCGGCCCCCTTAGCACGCGGTTAATTGCACTTAATGTCCATGATGCGGTGATGACGATGGTAGATGGCGGTTGCGATCTGCTCTTGTGTTATCACCATCCGCGCCAGCCGGTGCAACTCGATTCCGGTCGGTATGACATGCTGACTTTGGGTAGCGAAGTGTTGCGTGCGTACGCGCATTGCAATAAGTCTGGTGTGCCCGATTATCTCTTCCCCGGCACTAGCACCACCCCTTTACCATTTTTATCTTATACAAGTAACGCCTATCTCGGTCGGATGGTGGAATTGATTCTGACTGATTCGAAAAGGCCGTTGCATCTGGAAAAACGCTATGAAACCGATATGGCGGAAGGCTTGAAAATGATGGCCCTAGAAGGCCACGGCGTCGCGTTTTTACCCGAGTCTGCCGTCACGCGTGAAGTCAAGCTAAAGCAATTGGCACGCGTCGACGATGGCGCGCACGAGTGGGAGGCGGTCATGGAAATTCGCCTTTATCGCGAACGCCCCACAGCGCAGCGGCCCGGTAAGCCGGTGGTTTCGCGGTTATGGGCTTACTTGTTGCAGCAGCAAGAAGGACAGGTCAAAGTACGTAGCGGTGGCACCAGAAAGAAACCAAAAATAGCCTTGTGA
- a CDS encoding ABC transporter ATP-binding protein/permease codes for MRRYSTSADSANPASQPSPPSAAKKRSDWVTLKTLLPYLWTYKWRVSLALLFLVGAKMANVGVPLVLKRLVDSMTITAAHPQAMLVLPLGILAAYGALRLSTTLFTELREFVFARVTQRAVRTIALQVFRHLHALSLRFHLNRQTGGMTRDIERGTRGISSLVSYALFSILPTLVEISLVLSYLAIHYDIWFTVITSVALITYITFTVVVTEWRTHFRRTMNALDSKANTKAIDSLINYETVKYFGNEAYEAKRYDDGLMDYETAAVKSQTSLSLLNTGQSLIIAIAVTLILWRATQGVIDGKMTLGDLVLVNSFMIQLYIPLNFLGVIYREIKQSLADMERLFSLLDENREIADGPDATPLFTTGAQVHFSHVDFSYESNRQILFDVDFTIAAGTTTAVVGHSGSGKSTLSRLLFRFYDIDHGKITIDGQDLRDVTQTSLRQAIGIVPQDTVLFNDSIEYNIAYGMPGASKEQVIAVAKAAHIHDFIVSLPDGYASMVGERGLKLSGGEKQRVAIARTLLKNPALLIFDEATSALDSKSEQAIQTQLKEIAKNRTTLVIAHRLSTIADAQQILVLDHGRIIERGTHGQLLAAAGAYSQMWERQQAHPEEAAASPQSVPSMPFAEA; via the coding sequence ATGCGTCGCTATTCCACTTCTGCAGATTCTGCTAACCCAGCATCTCAGCCCTCGCCCCCATCGGCCGCAAAAAAACGCAGCGATTGGGTCACTTTAAAGACATTGCTGCCGTATTTATGGACGTATAAATGGCGGGTCTCGTTGGCGCTGTTATTTTTGGTAGGCGCAAAAATGGCCAACGTCGGCGTACCGCTGGTCCTCAAACGCCTGGTCGATAGCATGACCATCACCGCGGCGCATCCGCAAGCGATGTTGGTGTTGCCGTTAGGTATCCTGGCGGCGTATGGCGCACTACGATTAAGCACGACTTTGTTCACTGAATTGCGCGAATTTGTCTTTGCGCGGGTGACGCAGCGGGCCGTCAGAACGATTGCTTTGCAGGTGTTTCGGCATCTGCATGCGTTGTCGTTACGTTTTCATCTGAATCGACAAACCGGTGGAATGACGCGGGATATCGAACGCGGAACGCGCGGGATTTCGTCGCTAGTGTCTTACGCCTTATTTAGCATTTTGCCAACGCTGGTTGAGATTTCTTTGGTACTGAGTTATCTGGCGATTCATTACGATATCTGGTTCACGGTCATCACCTCAGTGGCGTTGATTACCTATATTACTTTTACTGTAGTTGTGACGGAATGGCGAACGCATTTTCGCCGTACGATGAATGCGCTGGACTCCAAAGCGAATACCAAAGCGATCGATTCCCTGATCAACTATGAAACCGTTAAATATTTTGGCAATGAAGCGTACGAAGCCAAGCGTTACGACGACGGTTTGATGGATTATGAAACGGCGGCGGTCAAATCGCAGACCTCGTTGTCGTTGCTCAATACCGGTCAGTCATTGATTATCGCCATCGCTGTAACGTTGATTTTGTGGCGCGCAACGCAGGGTGTGATCGACGGTAAGATGACATTGGGCGATTTGGTACTGGTGAATTCATTCATGATCCAGTTATATATTCCGTTGAATTTTCTGGGTGTGATTTATCGCGAAATCAAGCAAAGTCTGGCCGATATGGAACGGCTGTTTTCGCTATTGGACGAGAACCGCGAAATTGCCGACGGGCCCGATGCCACGCCATTGTTCACCACCGGCGCACAAGTACATTTCTCGCACGTTGATTTTAGTTACGAAAGCAACCGGCAGATTCTGTTCGATGTCGACTTTACGATTGCGGCGGGTACGACTACGGCTGTGGTCGGCCATAGCGGTTCGGGCAAGTCGACGCTATCGCGTTTGCTGTTTCGTTTTTATGATATCGATCACGGAAAAATCACGATTGATGGGCAAGATTTGCGCGACGTGACGCAAACTTCGTTGCGGCAAGCAATCGGTATCGTGCCGCAAGATACCGTGCTGTTTAATGACAGTATCGAATACAACATTGCCTATGGCATGCCGGGCGCGAGCAAAGAGCAGGTTATCGCGGTGGCGAAAGCGGCGCATATTCATGACTTTATTGTGTCGCTGCCCGATGGTTATGCATCGATGGTGGGTGAGCGAGGTTTAAAACTTTCCGGTGGCGAAAAGCAGCGCGTAGCGATTGCCCGCACACTGCTGAAAAATCCGGCGTTGCTAATTTTTGACGAGGCGACGTCTGCGCTCGATTCAAAATCCGAGCAAGCGATCCAGACCCAGCTAAAAGAAATTGCCAAGAACCGGACTACGCTGGTAATTGCGCACCGCCTGTCGACCATCGCCGACGCGCAGCAGATTCTGGTGCTGGATCACGGCCGCATCATCGAACGCGGCACGCACGGACAATTGCTGGCTGCCGCCGGTGCATATTCACAAATGTGGGAACGCCAGCAAGCGCATCCGGAAGAAGCCGCCGCATCGCCGCAGTCGGTGCCATCGATGCCGTTCGCCGAGGCTTGA
- a CDS encoding acyl-CoA thioesterase, with protein MTEQNNTINPNALPNGKMPQLRVMPMPSDANVYGDVFGGWIMAQVDIAGSLPATRRANGRVATIAVNSFIFKNPVFVGDLLSIYAEIVKVGNTSITVNVEVYAERNRLQAETVKVTEATLTYVATDSSRKPRQIPPMR; from the coding sequence ATGACTGAACAAAATAACACCATCAATCCGAATGCACTACCGAACGGGAAAATGCCGCAATTGCGGGTAATGCCAATGCCAAGCGACGCCAATGTATATGGCGACGTATTTGGCGGCTGGATTATGGCGCAAGTCGATATTGCCGGCTCGTTACCTGCGACTCGCCGTGCTAATGGCCGGGTTGCCACCATCGCGGTAAATTCGTTTATCTTTAAAAATCCCGTCTTCGTCGGTGATTTACTGTCGATTTACGCCGAGATTGTCAAAGTCGGCAATACTTCGATTACCGTTAATGTAGAAGTCTACGCCGAACGCAATCGCTTGCAGGCGGAGACCGTTAAAGTGACCGAAGCCACGCTGACCTACGTTGCAACCGATTCAAGCCGTAAGCCACGACAAATTCCACCAATGCGTTAA
- a CDS encoding IclR family transcriptional regulator produces MMKPLAADDGTQNGSSPTGTQTLMRGLAVVHAVAAGARDLMQIAAAVGTTRSTTHRLASCLVQERYLRFSLNTGYALGPKLIELGFQAREEVSLSVVARPFLESLAEQTNDTIHLAVRDADDVIYLDKIPGKKGLEMRSRVGHRMPIATTGVGKALMLELTEDRWKDLYEKRTFAHSADSAKLLKKGSWTEFLEHMQQYAKGGFSFDLEDNEPSIRCVAAPIRDASHAIVAAISVSSTLPYMPYKRMQALIPIVKQAAAAISTELGAAAT; encoded by the coding sequence ATGATGAAGCCACTGGCGGCAGATGATGGAACCCAAAATGGGTCGTCCCCCACGGGCACGCAAACGTTAATGCGCGGATTGGCAGTGGTCCATGCGGTTGCTGCCGGTGCGCGTGATTTGATGCAAATTGCCGCCGCAGTCGGGACCACCCGCAGCACCACGCACCGGCTGGCCAGTTGTCTGGTGCAAGAGCGTTATTTGCGGTTCAGCTTAAACACCGGTTACGCGTTAGGTCCAAAATTGATCGAACTGGGCTTTCAAGCGCGGGAAGAAGTCTCGCTTTCGGTCGTGGCCCGGCCTTTTCTGGAATCGCTGGCAGAGCAAACGAATGACACGATTCATCTTGCCGTTCGTGACGCCGATGACGTTATTTATCTGGATAAAATTCCAGGCAAAAAAGGTTTGGAAATGCGTTCCCGCGTCGGCCACAGAATGCCGATTGCGACGACCGGTGTCGGCAAAGCGTTAATGCTGGAACTGACGGAGGACCGCTGGAAAGATTTGTATGAGAAGCGCACGTTTGCGCACAGCGCCGACAGCGCAAAATTACTCAAAAAGGGGAGTTGGACGGAGTTTCTGGAACACATGCAGCAATATGCGAAAGGCGGCTTTTCTTTCGATCTGGAAGACAACGAACCATCGATCCGTTGTGTCGCTGCACCGATACGCGACGCCAGCCACGCTATTGTCGCCGCCATCAGCGTGTCTAGCACCTTGCCGTACATGCCCTATAAACGCATGCAGGCATTAATTCCTATTGTGAAGCAGGCAGCCGCCGCTATCTCGACCGAGTTGGGCGCAGCCGCCACTTGA
- a CDS encoding 2-dehydro-3-deoxygalactonokinase: MQHTQLIALDWGTSSLRAYRLGYRGEVLEQRSFPWGIMHLPAVTAEEELAFGDKAGFELAFRQACGDWIAAAPETPIIACGMIGSMQGWREAPYLTTPIAIDQIGKTLQAVQTNDGLTVHIVPGLIQHTDLPNVMRGEETQVIGALAISAEKHKKLVDDVLIGLPGTHSKWIRVHQHSSEPMIQHFDTFMTGEVYAALCAHTILGRTMQPETAFEFGADDAANAAFLRGLEVAQTVAGRAGVLSTIFSSRTLGLTGALDGAGQREYLSGLLIGHEIAVLRASLEEQAHPPRQIILIGDTALCARYMKALEVYEISHAEVASQATERGLWMLAVQAELIAATPSSGK, encoded by the coding sequence ATGCAGCACACTCAATTAATCGCGCTGGACTGGGGCACTTCATCGTTACGCGCATATCGCCTCGGATATCGTGGCGAGGTGCTGGAACAACGCAGTTTTCCCTGGGGGATCATGCATTTACCCGCAGTCACGGCTGAGGAAGAGCTTGCTTTCGGTGACAAGGCTGGCTTCGAACTGGCTTTCAGACAAGCTTGCGGCGACTGGATCGCGGCAGCACCAGAAACACCGATCATCGCCTGCGGCATGATCGGCAGCATGCAGGGATGGCGCGAAGCGCCATACTTAACGACGCCAATCGCCATCGATCAGATCGGCAAAACATTGCAAGCGGTACAAACAAACGATGGATTAACCGTCCATATCGTACCGGGCCTGATACAGCACACCGACTTGCCTAACGTTATGCGCGGTGAAGAAACGCAGGTCATCGGCGCATTAGCGATCTCTGCTGAAAAACATAAAAAACTAGTCGATGACGTGCTGATCGGTTTGCCGGGTACACATTCCAAATGGATACGCGTGCATCAACACAGTAGCGAACCGATGATCCAGCATTTCGATACGTTCATGACCGGCGAAGTCTACGCCGCGCTCTGTGCGCACACCATTTTAGGCCGCACTATGCAGCCGGAGACGGCCTTTGAATTTGGTGCCGACGATGCTGCCAATGCAGCATTTTTGCGTGGATTGGAAGTCGCACAAACGGTCGCTGGTCGCGCTGGTGTGCTCTCCACTATTTTTAGTTCGCGCACACTCGGATTGACCGGCGCGCTGGACGGCGCAGGTCAACGTGAATATTTATCGGGCTTACTCATTGGTCATGAAATCGCCGTTTTACGCGCCTCACTGGAAGAACAAGCGCATCCGCCGCGTCAAATTATTTTGATCGGCGACACGGCATTGTGCGCGCGTTATATGAAGGCGCTGGAAGTCTATGAAATCAGTCATGCAGAAGTCGCCAGTCAAGCGACGGAACGCGGTTTATGGATGCTGGCAGTACAGGCTGAATTGATTGCAGCAACGCCTTCATCCGGCAAATAA
- a CDS encoding 2-dehydro-3-deoxy-6-phosphogalactonate aldolase → MLKNAMQQCGMIAILRGVLPSEVAAIGMALYAAGFRVIEVPLNSPEPFESIRILRTTLAADCVVGAGTVLTTAMVAEVKNAGGEIIVMPHSDAAVIGAAKRAGMACAPGVATVTEAFAALAAGADVLKMFPAEQLGPNVVKAWRAVIPTNIALVPVGGITPENMATFMAAGASGFGLGSALYKPGMSAEEVSKNAQQFVAAWRALA, encoded by the coding sequence ATGCTAAAAAATGCGATGCAACAATGCGGCATGATTGCGATTTTGCGCGGAGTACTTCCCAGCGAAGTTGCCGCTATCGGCATGGCGCTTTACGCCGCTGGGTTTCGTGTCATTGAAGTCCCTTTAAATTCACCCGAACCGTTTGAAAGTATCCGTATATTACGCACCACGCTAGCCGCTGATTGCGTAGTGGGCGCGGGAACTGTGTTAACAACTGCGATGGTGGCAGAAGTAAAAAATGCGGGCGGTGAAATCATCGTCATGCCGCATAGCGATGCTGCCGTCATCGGCGCTGCCAAACGTGCTGGAATGGCATGCGCGCCCGGCGTCGCCACCGTCACCGAAGCGTTTGCAGCGCTGGCTGCGGGCGCAGACGTTCTCAAAATGTTTCCTGCCGAGCAGCTTGGCCCCAACGTCGTCAAAGCCTGGCGTGCCGTGATTCCCACGAATATCGCGCTGGTTCCGGTCGGCGGTATTACACCAGAAAACATGGCAACATTTATGGCCGCCGGGGCTTCTGGATTCGGCCTGGGATCAGCCCTCTATAAGCCCGGCATGTCTGCCGAAGAAGTCAGCAAAAATGCGCAGCAATTCGTCGCCGCCTGGCGCGCACTAGCCTAG
- the dgoD gene encoding galactonate dehydratase, whose translation MKITKLTTYIVPPRWCFLKIETDEGVVGWGEPVVEGRAHSVAAAVEELADYLIGKDPRNIEDHWTVLYRGGFYRGGAIHMSALAGIDQALWDIKGKALGVSVSQLLGGPVRDSIKVYSWIGGDRPADTAAAAKDAVARGFSAVKMNGTEELQFVDSYDKVEAMLANVAAVRAAVGPNIGIGVDFHGRVHKPMAKILIKELEQYKLMFIEEPVLSENYEALKELAHLTSTPIALGERLYSRWDYKRVLSEGYVDIIQPDVSHAGGITETRKIATMAEAYDVAVALHCPLGPIALAACLQVDAVSYNAFIQEQSLGIHYNKSNDLLDYVVDPTVFAYNEGYVTIPQGPGLGIEINEEYVKERAALGHRWRNPIWRHKDGSFAEW comes from the coding sequence ATGAAAATCACAAAATTAACGACCTACATTGTGCCGCCGCGGTGGTGCTTTTTAAAAATTGAAACTGACGAAGGCGTTGTAGGTTGGGGCGAACCGGTAGTAGAAGGTCGTGCGCACAGCGTGGCGGCAGCAGTGGAAGAGCTAGCGGATTATCTGATCGGTAAAGATCCACGCAACATCGAAGATCACTGGACCGTACTGTATCGCGGCGGGTTTTATCGCGGCGGCGCAATCCACATGAGCGCACTGGCTGGCATTGATCAGGCGCTATGGGATATCAAAGGTAAAGCGCTAGGCGTCTCGGTCAGCCAGCTATTGGGCGGCCCCGTACGCGATAGCATCAAGGTCTATTCCTGGATCGGCGGCGACAGGCCGGCCGACACTGCAGCAGCAGCCAAAGATGCCGTCGCACGCGGATTCAGCGCCGTCAAAATGAACGGCACTGAAGAATTACAGTTCGTTGATTCATATGACAAAGTAGAGGCGATGCTGGCCAATGTCGCTGCCGTACGTGCAGCAGTCGGTCCAAATATCGGCATCGGCGTAGACTTCCACGGCCGCGTCCATAAACCAATGGCAAAAATTCTGATCAAAGAACTAGAGCAATATAAGCTGATGTTCATTGAAGAACCGGTCCTGAGTGAGAACTACGAAGCCCTAAAAGAATTAGCGCATCTGACCAGCACACCAATCGCACTAGGCGAACGCTTGTATTCACGCTGGGATTACAAACGCGTGCTAAGCGAAGGCTACGTCGACATCATCCAGCCAGACGTATCACACGCAGGCGGCATCACCGAAACCCGCAAAATCGCCACCATGGCCGAAGCCTACGACGTAGCCGTCGCTCTGCACTGCCCGCTCGGTCCAATCGCGCTAGCAGCCTGCCTGCAAGTCGATGCAGTTTCGTACAATGCTTTCATTCAAGAACAAAGCCTGGGCATCCATTACAACAAAAGCAATGACCTGCTAGATTACGTCGTCGATCCCACCGTATTTGCCTACAACGAAGGTTACGTCACCATCCCGCAAGGCCCTGGACTTGGGATAGAAATCAACGAAGAATACGTAAAAGAACGGGCAGCGCTAGGACACCGGTGGCGCAATCCAATCTGGCGCCACAAAGATGGCAGTTTCGCAGAATGGTAA